Proteins co-encoded in one Candidatus Thiodictyon syntrophicum genomic window:
- a CDS encoding aminotransferase class III-fold pyridoxal phosphate-dependent enzyme: MSTPRKTVTFAANAILRNVDDTQVIDLFAANGTLLLGHCHPAVVKALIEQSEKVWNTARLDTDTRVLATRLVEEMIPARFKVSGFYSTGMEAAEFALRAVRVLTGRKDFVGFAKSMHGKSIATAFLAWDSVYGHAIPGVTRLPFPTKDVAADVLAAIEPVLARGTTAAVFLEALQGSGGGATVDAGFCRDLTALCRTHGTLLVLDEILTGFHRTGPLFFYERFPLEPDIILAGKCMGSGFPVSAVLMRRNLEVTPGMLPYSTYAENALAAAAVVGTLQEMARLPVREMAQAIEAQISRHLAASAPAAFQVTLFGALCIIDCGNGTLAERIADACYDHGVLISQAGPILRLLPPVTIEAAVLEQALTVLDGAIGACLA; encoded by the coding sequence ATGTCAACTCCTCGCAAGACCGTAACGTTTGCTGCGAATGCGATCCTCCGCAATGTCGATGATACCCAGGTAATCGACCTTTTTGCGGCCAACGGGACGCTGCTGCTCGGGCATTGCCACCCGGCCGTGGTCAAGGCGCTGATCGAGCAGAGCGAGAAAGTCTGGAACACGGCGAGACTCGACACCGACACCCGGGTTCTGGCAACACGCCTCGTGGAGGAGATGATCCCTGCCCGCTTTAAGGTGTCGGGATTCTACTCTACCGGCATGGAGGCTGCTGAGTTTGCGTTGCGTGCGGTCCGGGTGTTGACCGGACGCAAGGATTTCGTGGGTTTTGCCAAGTCGATGCATGGGAAATCCATCGCGACGGCGTTCTTGGCCTGGGATAGCGTCTACGGACATGCGATCCCCGGCGTGACGCGCCTTCCCTTCCCGACCAAGGACGTGGCCGCGGACGTGCTCGCCGCGATAGAACCGGTACTCGCGCGGGGTACCACCGCCGCGGTGTTCCTGGAGGCACTGCAAGGCAGCGGCGGTGGGGCGACGGTGGATGCCGGGTTTTGTCGGGACTTGACGGCACTCTGCCGCACCCACGGTACCCTGCTGGTACTGGACGAGATCCTGACCGGATTTCACCGTACCGGGCCGCTGTTCTTCTACGAGCGCTTTCCGCTGGAACCCGACATCATCCTGGCGGGTAAGTGTATGGGCAGTGGTTTCCCGGTATCGGCCGTGCTGATGCGGCGGAACTTGGAGGTGACGCCGGGGATGCTACCTTACAGTACCTACGCCGAGAATGCCCTGGCGGCGGCGGCGGTAGTCGGTACCTTGCAGGAGATGGCGCGGTTGCCGGTTCGGGAGATGGCTCAGGCGATCGAGGCGCAGATCAGTCGGCACCTCGCGGCGTCGGCACCGGCCGCATTTCAGGTGACGCTGTTCGGCGCCTTATGCATCATCGACTGCGGTAACGGCACGCTGGCCGAGCGCATCGCCGATGCCTGCTATGACCATGGCGTACTGATCAGTCAAGCCGGCCCGATACTGCGGCTGTTGCCGCCGGTGACGATCGAGGCGGCGGTCCTGGAGCAGGCGCTCACTGTGCTCGATGGGGCGATCGGCGCATGCCTGGCCTGA